Within the Naumovozyma castellii chromosome 1, complete genome genome, the region ACTCCCCACCAGCCTTAAGGCATAATTTATGTACTTTAATGAATCAATAACCCTCATCTAGGGTACTAATAAATAATTGTAATGAACCAGTAATAACTTTTTAGCCGTCTTATTCAAgaacttggaaaatttccCTGATCTAATGCCGGCGCCTTCGCAAAATTTATTAGTGTTAACACTAAGGTCTGAGAACAGACGTCTCTAAGAGCTAAAACTTCCCTAATAGAAGACAATACGAAATCGACACTGCATTATACAATATGTCCTGCACTGAACACTATCCAGGCCATCTCTTAGATCTAATTAAAACGTCCAAGTATGTCCATTTAGCTACTTGTTCCCCCGATTGCATCCCTTCCGTTGCTTTAATGAACTACACATATATACCTTGTTCTAAAAGTTTTAGGGATGATACAAGTAAAAATGACTACATTATCTTTGCTACTTTTGCTGATACTGAGAAATATGAAAATATAGTTAAGAACCCCAACGTGTCTATGTTATTTCATGATTGGATAACTGCAAATAACCTCTCTGTGAGAAAATCTACTTTATCACAAAGTGGCACTCCTGAT harbors:
- the NCAS0A15120 gene encoding pyridoxal 5'-phosphate synthase (ancestral locus Anc_7.529); amino-acid sequence: MSCTEHYPGHLLDLIKTSKYVHLATCSPDCIPSVALMNYTYIPCSKSFRDDTSKNDYIIFATFADTEKYENIVKNPNVSMLFHDWITANNLSVRKSTLSQSGTPDPSLTPRGNPMVASSPTHPSKLLHLLQELNQAELNQMSATIKGYAKAITPNSEESNYYKSLLLKTNPDAGVFILGENTVIVKVKIESAKVTDSENNTSIYN